In the genome of Sphingomonas naphthae, one region contains:
- a CDS encoding GNAT family N-acetyltransferase, whose product MKHISAENFPQLDQLDRLIDERRAKKPAAFPRHAHDKATDRAALAPTVFHEPWWLDIASEGQWAEAKIEKGGKIVARLPYLLTRNSLGQKMLRAPAMTNVLGPALSAELAADTATRSLKQFTVIQELIAQLPNASHAWFRMHREMVNTLGFEAAGFSSTLDFTTEIAPAPSEELWKQMRDKTRNVIRRAQEKLTVSDRIDADTFLDHYESNLAEKGRDNERPRPICRALIEESVRRNTGRVLAARDEDGQIHAAIFTVWNAAQEHYLMSTRAPRGHNGAVPLLIWEALRKAAAAGRIFDTDGIKAQSNITLITGFGGAIRPRLAVSRGSVGYQAVQLARAAMGKHQAF is encoded by the coding sequence ATGAAGCACATATCGGCCGAGAATTTTCCCCAGCTGGATCAGCTCGATAGGCTGATCGACGAGCGGCGCGCGAAGAAGCCCGCCGCCTTCCCGCGCCACGCCCACGACAAGGCGACCGACCGCGCGGCGCTGGCCCCCACCGTCTTCCACGAACCCTGGTGGCTGGATATCGCCAGTGAGGGCCAATGGGCCGAGGCGAAGATCGAGAAGGGCGGCAAGATCGTCGCCCGCCTGCCCTATCTGCTGACCCGCAACTCGCTGGGGCAGAAGATGCTGCGCGCACCCGCCATGACCAACGTGCTCGGCCCCGCGCTGTCGGCCGAGCTGGCGGCGGACACGGCGACCCGCTCGCTCAAGCAATTCACCGTCATCCAGGAGCTGATCGCCCAGCTCCCCAATGCTTCCCACGCCTGGTTCCGCATGCACCGCGAGATGGTCAACACGCTCGGCTTCGAGGCGGCGGGCTTTTCCAGCACGCTCGATTTCACCACCGAGATCGCGCCCGCGCCGTCCGAGGAATTGTGGAAGCAGATGCGCGACAAGACGCGCAACGTGATCCGCCGCGCGCAGGAGAAGCTTACCGTCTCAGACCGGATCGACGCCGACACCTTCCTCGATCACTATGAATCGAACCTCGCCGAAAAGGGGCGCGACAACGAGCGACCGCGCCCGATCTGCCGCGCGCTGATCGAGGAATCGGTGCGCCGCAACACTGGCCGGGTGCTGGCCGCGCGCGACGAGGACGGCCAGATCCATGCCGCGATCTTCACCGTGTGGAACGCCGCCCAGGAACATTATCTGATGTCGACGCGCGCGCCGCGTGGCCACAATGGCGCGGTGCCCCTGCTCATCTGGGAGGCGTTGCGGAAGGCCGCCGCCGCCGGCCGCATCTTCGATACGGACGGCATCAAGGCGCAGAGCAACATCACCCTCATCACCGGCTTCGGCGGGGCGATCCGGCCGCGTCTGGCGGTGTCGCGCGGCTCGGTCGGCTATCAGGCGGTGCAGCTGGCGCGCGCCGCGATGGGCAAGCATCAGGCGTTCTGA
- a CDS encoding GNAT family N-acetyltransferase, whose protein sequence is MIHPDAAIGRHPPGPREQASGPRRSADRRGEPRREAEPRPIPHDPLSPTVFHEGWWLDIASEGRWREARVERDGRLVARLPFMPARNRLGMGLLLPPSLCHVLGPAFAGDVPADGGARSLRRFTLTAELIAQLPPAAHTWFRLHRGIGDTIAFGGAGFATVTDFTTEIAPAPEADLWRAMRDKTRNVIRRAEQRLILTDRIDPAEFLIFYEENLRRQGRRNHRCPAMLRDLIAAAVERRSGRLLVAHDDRGELAAGIFTAWNGTQEHYLLSTRGPRAGNGGIALLLWDAIRAAARAGRRFDTDGLRSGQNHLLLTGLGGVIVPRLLVERGTLAYRALQLGINALGGMRRR, encoded by the coding sequence GTGATTCATCCGGACGCGGCCATCGGCCGCCATCCGCCCGGCCCGCGCGAACAGGCGAGCGGACCTCGCCGGTCGGCCGATCGCCGGGGCGAGCCGCGCCGCGAGGCAGAACCGCGCCCGATCCCGCACGATCCGCTGAGCCCGACCGTCTTTCACGAAGGCTGGTGGCTCGACATCGCCAGCGAAGGCCGCTGGCGCGAGGCGCGGGTCGAGCGCGACGGGCGACTGGTCGCGCGCCTGCCCTTCATGCCGGCGCGCAACCGGCTCGGCATGGGGCTGCTGCTCCCGCCGTCGCTGTGCCATGTGCTGGGGCCAGCCTTCGCGGGCGACGTGCCGGCCGATGGCGGCGCGCGCTCGCTGCGTCGCTTCACCCTCACCGCCGAACTGATCGCGCAACTGCCGCCCGCCGCGCACACATGGTTTCGCCTGCATCGCGGCATCGGCGACACGATCGCCTTCGGCGGCGCGGGCTTCGCCACCGTCACGGATTTCACCACCGAGATCGCCCCCGCGCCCGAGGCGGATCTGTGGCGGGCGATGCGCGACAAGACACGCAACGTGATCCGCCGCGCCGAACAGCGGCTGATCCTGACCGACCGGATCGACCCGGCCGAATTCCTGATCTTCTACGAGGAGAATCTGCGCCGACAGGGCCGGCGCAACCACCGCTGCCCGGCGATGCTGCGCGACCTGATCGCCGCCGCCGTCGAGCGGCGTTCGGGCCGGCTGCTGGTGGCGCACGACGATCGCGGCGAGCTGGCGGCGGGCATCTTCACCGCGTGGAACGGCACGCAGGAGCATTACCTCCTCTCCACGCGCGGCCCCCGCGCCGGCAACGGCGGGATCGCCCTGCTGTTGTGGGACGCGATCCGCGCCGCCGCCCGCGCCGGCCGCCGCTTCGACACCGATGGCCTGCGCTCGGGGCAGAACCATCTGCTGCTGACGGGGCTGGGCGGGGTGATCGTGCCGAGGCTGCTGGTGGAGCGCGGGACGCTGGCCTACCGGGCGCTGCAACTGGGGATCAATGCTCTGGGCGGGATGCGGCGGCGATAG
- a CDS encoding sensor domain-containing diguanylate cyclase codes for MARFTPFAGPMAAAWLYYATALFALLIPVSNDGMTLVWTSNGILIGVVLVADRARRRALLLAGAVGSLAANVQAAGVGLPLSALFTAANLIETIAAVAILDRLFGRRPDFTNMRHIWAFGAVAIVSAVLGASVASLGVPEREFWTSWFLTDALGILIMAPFTVSALTYMARGAQRRLTRDAVEATLMLLFVTAATIASFGQSGLPMLFVPMAALAIATYRLGAFGTVTGLMLIVVIGSIYTALGSGPIATIRADDLVRSVYCQFYVVCCFLATVPMAAKFAAERKLADRLAVSDRAHRNIIDRNSDVIFESDRRGRLTFLNPAWTELTGRPVRDSLGTPAFAFVHIDDQARVFDAEALLRAGKIDELMLEVRLPAVRGAQRWVQIRASLVPSEDGNRQGLFGTVREISDRIRAEQAVAESERRYRLLAENASDTIFCLNDVRGMTYVSPSIEALMGLTAAAAAQPDSGLFAAHPDDAPIVKASLRRLRSGAADREVISFRVRHAIGHWLWIEMSARAARNPVGEIEVIGVARDVSARKQVEEDAIAARMAAEAAARAAMVEADTDELTGLANRRAFLRQLAREIDLSREFGKPLSLAIFDVDHFKKVNDTYGHTVGDVVLRQVAQAALGAVRTGDVVGRIGGEEFAVLMPGAEADHAVTVGERLRLAVAATTTADAEIPTVTVSIGVAAHDGRINSQGLIARADQALYSAKFAGRDQLHLAA; via the coding sequence TTGGCAAGATTCACCCCCTTCGCCGGCCCGATGGCGGCGGCCTGGCTTTATTACGCCACCGCGCTGTTCGCGCTGCTGATACCCGTTTCCAACGACGGCATGACGCTGGTCTGGACCTCCAACGGCATCCTTATCGGCGTGGTGCTGGTCGCCGATCGCGCGCGCCGCCGCGCGCTGCTGCTGGCCGGCGCGGTCGGCAGCCTCGCCGCCAACGTGCAGGCGGCGGGCGTCGGCCTGCCGCTGTCGGCCCTGTTCACCGCCGCCAATCTGATCGAGACGATCGCGGCGGTCGCCATTCTCGACCGGCTGTTCGGCCGCCGCCCCGATTTCACCAACATGCGCCACATCTGGGCGTTCGGCGCGGTCGCGATCGTGTCGGCGGTGCTGGGCGCGTCGGTCGCCAGCCTCGGCGTGCCGGAGCGTGAATTCTGGACATCCTGGTTCCTGACCGACGCTCTGGGTATCCTCATCATGGCGCCCTTCACCGTCTCGGCGCTCACCTACATGGCGCGCGGCGCGCAGCGGCGGCTGACCCGCGACGCGGTCGAGGCGACGCTGATGCTGCTGTTCGTCACCGCGGCCACGATCGCCAGCTTCGGCCAGAGCGGCCTGCCGATGCTGTTCGTGCCGATGGCGGCGCTCGCCATCGCCACCTATCGGCTGGGCGCGTTCGGTACGGTCACCGGCCTCATGCTGATCGTGGTGATCGGCAGCATCTATACCGCGCTCGGTTCCGGCCCGATCGCCACGATCCGCGCGGACGATCTGGTGCGCTCGGTCTATTGCCAATTCTACGTCGTCTGCTGCTTCCTCGCGACGGTGCCGATGGCCGCCAAATTCGCCGCCGAGCGCAAGCTGGCGGATCGCCTCGCCGTCTCCGATCGCGCCCACCGCAACATCATCGATCGCAATTCGGACGTGATCTTCGAATCCGATCGGCGCGGCCGGCTGACTTTCCTCAACCCCGCCTGGACCGAGCTGACCGGGCGGCCGGTGCGCGACAGCCTCGGCACGCCGGCCTTCGCCTTCGTCCATATCGACGATCAGGCGCGCGTGTTCGATGCCGAGGCGCTGCTGCGCGCCGGCAAGATCGACGAATTGATGTTGGAAGTGCGGCTGCCCGCCGTGCGCGGCGCGCAGCGCTGGGTGCAGATCCGCGCCAGCCTCGTCCCCTCGGAAGATGGCAACCGCCAGGGCCTGTTCGGCACCGTCCGCGAGATCAGCGACCGCATTCGCGCCGAGCAGGCGGTGGCTGAAAGCGAGCGCCGCTATCGCCTGCTCGCGGAAAACGCCTCGGATACGATCTTCTGCCTCAACGATGTGCGCGGCATGACCTATGTCTCGCCCTCGATCGAGGCGCTGATGGGCCTTACCGCCGCCGCTGCGGCGCAGCCCGACAGCGGCCTGTTCGCGGCCCATCCCGACGACGCGCCGATCGTGAAGGCGTCGCTGCGCCGCCTTCGTTCGGGCGCGGCCGATCGCGAGGTCATCAGCTTCCGGGTGCGCCATGCGATCGGCCACTGGCTGTGGATCGAAATGTCGGCCCGCGCCGCGCGCAACCCCGTCGGCGAGATCGAGGTGATCGGCGTCGCGCGCGACGTCTCGGCGCGCAAGCAGGTCGAGGAGGATGCCATCGCCGCGCGCATGGCGGCCGAGGCCGCCGCCCGCGCCGCCATGGTCGAGGCCGATACCGACGAGTTGACCGGCCTCGCCAACCGCCGCGCCTTCCTGCGCCAGCTGGCGCGCGAGATCGATCTGTCGCGCGAATTCGGCAAGCCGCTGTCGCTCGCCATCTTCGACGTGGATCATTTCAAGAAGGTCAACGACACCTATGGCCATACGGTGGGCGACGTGGTTCTGCGCCAGGTCGCGCAGGCCGCACTTGGCGCGGTGCGGACGGGCGACGTGGTCGGCCGCATCGGCGGCGAGGAGTTCGCGGTGCTGATGCCGGGCGCCGAGGCGGATCATGCCGTCACCGTCGGCGAACGCCTTCGTCTGGCCGTCGCCGCCACCACGACCGCCGACGCCGAAATCCCCACCGTCACCGTCAGCATCGGCGTCGCCGCGCATGACGGGCGGATCAACAGCCAGGGGCTGATCGCGCGGGCGGATCAGGCGCTGTATTCGGCGAAGTTCGCGGGCCGCGATCAGTTGCATCTGGCGGCGTAA
- a CDS encoding metallophosphoesterase family protein, translating into MTRLFHVSDLHFGRADEAALDWFAGLVRAEKPDAVVCTGDLTMRARSAEYAAASAWLKALDVPVTIEPGNHDLPMYNLLARFTRPYGRFERVEKAIEREMDLPGVWVVPLKTTRRFQWRNWKHGAVSRSQLDGALARLKAKPAGHVALIACHHPLVARKASGSDQTAGGIAALPVLAAAGATAVLSGHTHDPFDLPWETPGGTIRLVGAGTLSERVRASPPSFNELIVEDGALSVRVRTLE; encoded by the coding sequence ATGACCCGCCTTTTCCATGTTTCCGACCTGCATTTCGGCCGCGCCGACGAAGCCGCGCTCGACTGGTTCGCCGGCCTCGTCCGCGCCGAAAAGCCCGATGCGGTGGTCTGCACCGGCGACCTCACGATGCGCGCCCGCAGCGCCGAATATGCCGCCGCCTCGGCGTGGCTGAAGGCGCTCGACGTGCCGGTCACGATCGAGCCGGGCAATCACGATCTGCCGATGTACAACCTGCTCGCCCGCTTCACCCGCCCCTATGGCCGGTTCGAGCGGGTCGAGAAGGCGATCGAGCGGGAGATGGATCTGCCGGGCGTATGGGTCGTGCCGCTCAAGACCACGCGGCGCTTCCAGTGGCGCAACTGGAAACATGGCGCGGTCAGCCGCTCGCAACTCGACGGGGCGCTGGCCCGGTTGAAGGCCAAGCCCGCCGGCCATGTCGCGCTGATCGCCTGCCACCATCCGCTGGTGGCGCGAAAGGCCAGCGGCTCGGACCAGACGGCGGGCGGGATCGCGGCGCTGCCGGTGCTGGCGGCGGCGGGCGCGACGGCGGTGCTGTCGGGCCATACCCACGATCCGTTCGACCTGCCGTGGGAAACGCCAGGGGGGACGATCCGGCTGGTCGGCGCGGGCACGCTTTCGGAACGGGTGCGGGCCTCACCACCGTCTTTCAACGAGCTGATCGTGGAGGATGGGGCGCTATCGGTGCGGGTGCGGACGCTGGAGTGA
- a CDS encoding alpha/beta hydrolase family protein, whose product MKSITRIAALAATLLASTPLLARPITPTDLVSLSRVAAPAVSPDGRWLVWQQRETDLDANKGRFDLWRLDLKTRGATPQTFASTPDFNETDPVFAKDGTLWFVSNRKGDADVWHVDMAGGTPVQATSGFGGISGFKLSPQGDKLLVWADRKPGVPSLEQPQVKKDSLAGSARTYDQLFARHWDTWADGTRSQLFVLPLAGGKATGFGVPLAATLVGDAPSKPNGDGAEMSWSADGKTVYFALREAGRIEPLSTNLDIWSAPADGSAAPTNLTAANKATDNLPTVSPDGRFLAYAAMARATYEADRMVLHIRDLKTGAVRALAPGWDRSVETITWAANSASLYVTALDHFDHALFRVDLASGKVSRLSGDGSVAGVEPLGANNIVYAKDSLTAPADLYRMDEYGAESRLTSVNAAKLAGIDLPTATRFSFKGANGDDVWAYAVKPAGLAEGARAPIAFLVHGGPQGSFGNAWSYRWNPAVFAGAGFGAVLVDFHGSVGYGQAFTDAINKDWGGKPLVDLKAGLKAATDKFGWLDADHACAAGGSYGGYMMNWIAGNWPDRFQCLVVHAGVFDARAMAYETEELWFDEWEHGGHPYYEAAADYEKWNPVLKVRDWKTPMLVIHGEKDFRIPYTQGLAAFTAAQRRDIPSRLVIFPDENHWILKPKNSLQWHREVLDWMKEWTAKAAK is encoded by the coding sequence ATGAAGAGCATCACCCGCATCGCCGCGCTGGCGGCCACCCTCCTCGCCTCCACCCCCTTGCTCGCCCGCCCGATCACGCCGACCGATCTGGTATCGCTGTCGCGCGTCGCCGCGCCGGCGGTATCGCCCGATGGCCGCTGGCTCGTCTGGCAGCAGCGCGAGACCGATCTCGACGCCAACAAGGGCCGCTTCGATCTGTGGCGGCTCGACCTGAAGACCAGGGGCGCCACCCCGCAGACATTCGCCTCCACCCCCGATTTCAACGAGACCGATCCGGTCTTCGCCAAGGACGGCACCTTGTGGTTCGTGTCGAACCGCAAGGGCGATGCCGACGTGTGGCATGTCGACATGGCCGGCGGCACGCCCGTGCAGGCGACCAGCGGCTTCGGCGGCATCTCGGGCTTCAAGCTCTCGCCGCAGGGCGACAAATTGCTCGTCTGGGCCGATCGCAAGCCAGGCGTGCCCTCGCTGGAGCAGCCGCAGGTCAAGAAGGACAGCCTCGCCGGCTCCGCGCGCACCTATGACCAATTGTTCGCGCGCCATTGGGATACATGGGCGGACGGCACCCGATCGCAGCTGTTCGTGCTGCCGCTGGCGGGCGGCAAGGCGACCGGCTTCGGCGTGCCGCTGGCCGCCACCCTCGTCGGCGACGCCCCCTCCAAACCGAATGGCGACGGCGCCGAGATGAGCTGGAGCGCGGACGGCAAGACCGTCTATTTCGCGCTGCGCGAGGCCGGCCGGATCGAGCCGCTGTCGACCAATCTGGATATCTGGTCCGCCCCCGCCGATGGATCGGCCGCGCCGACCAACCTGACCGCCGCCAACAAGGCGACCGACAACCTGCCGACCGTGTCGCCCGACGGCCGCTTCCTCGCTTATGCCGCGATGGCGCGCGCGACATACGAGGCGGACCGGATGGTCCTCCACATCCGCGACCTCAAGACGGGCGCGGTCCGCGCGCTGGCGCCGGGCTGGGATCGTTCGGTGGAGACGATCACATGGGCGGCCAATTCGGCCAGCCTGTACGTCACGGCGCTCGACCATTTCGATCATGCGCTGTTCCGCGTTGATCTGGCGAGCGGCAAGGTCAGCCGCCTGTCGGGTGATGGGTCGGTCGCGGGCGTCGAGCCGCTCGGCGCGAACAACATCGTCTACGCCAAGGATTCGCTGACCGCGCCGGCCGATCTCTACCGGATGGACGAATATGGCGCGGAAAGCCGCCTGACCTCGGTCAACGCCGCCAAGCTCGCCGGCATCGACCTGCCGACCGCGACCCGCTTCTCCTTCAAGGGCGCCAATGGCGACGATGTGTGGGCCTATGCGGTGAAGCCGGCCGGGCTGGCGGAGGGCGCCAGGGCACCGATCGCCTTCCTCGTCCACGGCGGGCCGCAGGGCAGCTTCGGCAACGCCTGGTCCTATCGCTGGAACCCGGCGGTGTTCGCGGGCGCGGGCTTCGGCGCGGTGCTGGTCGATTTCCACGGGTCGGTCGGCTACGGCCAGGCCTTCACCGATGCGATCAACAAGGATTGGGGGGGCAAGCCGCTCGTCGATCTCAAGGCCGGGCTGAAGGCCGCCACCGATAAGTTCGGCTGGCTCGATGCCGACCATGCCTGCGCGGCGGGCGGCTCCTACGGCGGCTATATGATGAACTGGATCGCGGGCAATTGGCCCGATCGCTTCCAGTGTCTCGTCGTCCATGCCGGCGTGTTCGACGCGCGCGCCATGGCCTATGAGACCGAGGAGCTATGGTTCGACGAATGGGAGCATGGCGGCCATCCTTATTACGAGGCGGCCGCCGATTATGAGAAATGGAACCCCGTCCTGAAGGTGCGGGACTGGAAGACGCCGATGCTGGTGATCCACGGCGAGAAGGATTTCCGCATCCCCTATACGCAAGGGTTGGCCGCCTTCACCGCCGCCCAGCGCCGCGACATCCCCTCGCGGCTGGTGATCTTCCCGGACGAGAACCACTGGATCCTGAAGCCGAAGAACAGCCTGCAATGGCACAGGGAAGTGCTGGACTGGATGAAGGAATGGACGGCCAAGGCGGCTAAGTAA